A window of Mucilaginibacter paludis DSM 18603 contains these coding sequences:
- a CDS encoding HAD family hydrolase, producing the protein MTDKPFAVIFDMDGVIIDSNPLITKAWKEFFRMYDIDLTDEQLNHYVFGRISTDTLNLVFNKPISTDEMLGYQKQIEGLVRSRYREDGLIVPGFKNFVELLIAHQIPVAIATSSPAESVAIVLDMAGATSYFTVITDSSQVQHSKPHPQIYLKTAAKLGIPPVDCCVFEDSFSGIQSAKNAGMKVIGISTTHTQEELSGLADAVIPDFTHIGIDLISELLAK; encoded by the coding sequence ATGACTGATAAACCATTCGCGGTAATATTTGATATGGATGGTGTAATTATCGATAGTAACCCATTGATAACCAAAGCCTGGAAAGAGTTTTTCCGGATGTACGATATTGATCTTACCGACGAACAGTTAAACCACTATGTTTTTGGCCGGATCTCGACAGATACGCTTAACCTGGTTTTTAATAAGCCAATTAGCACAGATGAAATGCTGGGCTACCAAAAACAGATAGAGGGATTAGTAAGATCACGTTACCGGGAAGACGGTTTGATTGTACCCGGCTTTAAAAATTTTGTTGAATTGCTGATAGCCCATCAAATACCAGTAGCTATCGCCACCTCATCGCCAGCAGAAAGCGTAGCTATCGTTTTGGATATGGCCGGAGCTACATCCTACTTTACTGTAATTACAGATTCGTCGCAGGTACAGCATTCCAAACCTCATCCGCAAATCTATTTAAAAACAGCGGCCAAATTAGGCATACCGCCTGTTGATTGCTGTGTTTTTGAGGATTCTTTCTCTGGCATCCAATCGGCCAAAAACGCAGGTATGAAGGTGATCGGCATCAGTACTACGCATACCCAAGAAGAGCTTTCCGGGTTAGCCGATGCCGTGATACCCGATTTTACCCATATTGGCATTGACCTGATCAGTGAGCTGCTTGCCAAATAG
- a CDS encoding helix-turn-helix domain-containing protein — protein MSKHTFEEKLDVVSQVRKGKPILRISRERHIREGMILEWVRKYDLYGESGLLKQPNVKPTPDFKEEVVRLVIGKKVPLNQVVLEYRLSKTALERWVRSVRVEGYAVLYQQKNPGRPPKCMGRSKKLEPETEVEKLQAENSRLRAENALLKKVTALVKEKEARERMSGQKPSKN, from the coding sequence ATGTCAAAGCACACATTTGAAGAGAAACTTGATGTAGTTTCTCAAGTAAGAAAGGGAAAGCCGATTCTACGGATATCCCGCGAACGCCATATCCGTGAAGGCATGATATTGGAATGGGTTCGGAAATATGATCTTTATGGCGAAAGTGGGCTGCTCAAACAACCTAACGTCAAGCCCACGCCTGATTTCAAAGAAGAAGTTGTAAGGCTTGTCATAGGAAAAAAAGTACCTTTAAATCAGGTTGTTCTGGAATATAGATTAAGCAAGACTGCTTTAGAGCGCTGGGTAAGATCAGTACGGGTTGAGGGATATGCAGTACTATACCAGCAAAAGAATCCTGGACGACCACCTAAATGCATGGGAAGATCAAAGAAGCTTGAACCTGAAACAGAAGTAGAGAAGCTCCAGGCGGAAAATAGCCGTTTGCGGGCGGAGAACGCACTATTAAAAAAAGTCACGGCCTTAGTCAAGGAAAAAGAAGCCCGCGAACGCATGAGTGGGCAAAAGCCATCGAAGAACTAA
- a CDS encoding IS3 family transposase, whose protein sequence is MKKSHGLSQGKRSPRTHEWAKAIEELRPEHDVSILLDCKQMARSVFYYHRKRLNDDKYKHEKEEIASIYHLHKGRYGYRRVTAEMKNRGYSINHKTVQKLMGTLGLKCNIRKVSYRSYKGEVGKIAPNVLERDFEANLPNQKWATDVTQMNIKGEKIYLSPIIDMFNGEVISYSISKSPNMQMIDEMLYEAFDKVKDIRGLIFHSDQGWQYQHYGYRKALEKHGIIQSMSRKGNCLDNALAESFFGILKTELLYKQSFETAEEFITSLKEYIHYYNNERIKNRLNGKSPVEYRALVQKT, encoded by the coding sequence ATTAAAAAAAGTCACGGCCTTAGTCAAGGAAAAAGAAGCCCGCGAACGCATGAGTGGGCAAAAGCCATCGAAGAACTAAGGCCCGAACATGATGTTTCAATTCTATTGGATTGCAAACAGATGGCTCGTTCTGTATTTTATTATCATCGCAAGCGCCTAAATGATGATAAATACAAGCATGAAAAAGAAGAGATCGCAAGTATATACCACTTGCATAAAGGCAGATATGGTTATCGGCGGGTCACCGCCGAAATGAAGAACCGGGGTTATAGCATAAATCACAAGACTGTCCAAAAATTGATGGGAACATTAGGCCTAAAATGCAATATCAGGAAAGTAAGTTATCGCTCATACAAAGGTGAGGTTGGTAAAATTGCCCCTAATGTACTTGAAAGGGATTTTGAGGCAAATCTGCCTAATCAGAAATGGGCTACGGATGTCACTCAGATGAACATTAAAGGGGAGAAGATCTATTTATCTCCTATAATTGACATGTTCAACGGGGAAGTCATTTCTTATAGTATTTCAAAATCTCCAAATATGCAGATGATAGATGAAATGTTATATGAGGCTTTTGATAAAGTGAAAGATATAAGGGGACTTATTTTTCACTCTGACCAAGGGTGGCAATATCAACATTATGGATATAGAAAGGCTTTGGAAAAACATGGAATTATTCAAAGCATGTCCAGAAAGGGAAACTGCTTGGATAATGCCTTGGCCGAAAGCTTCTTTGGGATCTTAAAGACAGAATTACTGTACAAACAGAGCTTTGAAACTGCGGAAGAATTTATAACTTCGTTAAAAGAATACATTCATTACTATAACAATGAAAGAATAAAAAACAGGTTAAATGGAAAGAGCCCGGTGGAATACCGAGCTCTCGTACAAAAAACTTAA
- a CDS encoding Hsp20/alpha crystallin family protein — MTLVKFKNNTNNALLPGFNDVFESIFNDTFFNDRLVTRVPAVNISESADHYHIELAAPGLKKQDFKISVDDNLLNISVEQQTENNDRKYNKREYSYTSFVRSFTLPELADHANIEATYQDGILKIDVAKKEEAKSVSRQIELK; from the coding sequence ATGACATTGGTTAAATTTAAAAACAACACCAACAACGCGTTATTGCCAGGCTTTAACGACGTATTTGAATCTATTTTTAACGATACTTTTTTTAATGACCGACTGGTTACCCGCGTGCCAGCCGTCAACATCAGCGAATCGGCAGATCATTATCATATCGAATTGGCAGCGCCCGGTTTAAAAAAGCAAGATTTCAAAATCAGTGTTGATGATAACCTGCTGAATATTTCGGTAGAACAGCAAACCGAAAACAACGACCGTAAGTATAACAAACGGGAATATTCCTATACTTCGTTCGTCAGGTCGTTCACCTTACCCGAACTTGCCGATCACGCTAACATCGAAGCTACCTATCAAGACGGAATCCTGAAAATTGATGTAGCCAAAAAAGAAGAAGCAAAATCGGTGAGCCGTCAAATCGAGCTCAAATAA
- a CDS encoding TPM domain-containing protein, translating to MTKKLLFFLLALTFNTAWAQIPKPQKNSYVDDFAHVLSKADVDDLNDKIAEMDKALGVQMAIVLVEKIPDGYTIKSFSTAIGQEWQVGDNQSGLVYVAAIKQHQQRIEVARNLDSVFTSEKCAAILDAMKPWFKNKNYAGGLELLVGQIADGYNSPAPVTVTSPAKIVQQPQPQTPPEGREDWPVTILVLLFLLAVGIGIFKLFAAVIKNQRNSGNSRPSMPGYTGRPVNRSYGHSSSAGSFIAGAAVGAATAYAASKMQDNLSDNSDSDDSSSYADNSDDDDDSRSGSSWGSSDDSGSSNDSSSYDSGFSDSGSSDSGATSDW from the coding sequence ATGACGAAAAAACTGTTATTTTTTCTGCTCGCGCTTACTTTCAACACAGCCTGGGCGCAAATACCCAAGCCGCAAAAAAACAGCTATGTTGATGATTTTGCGCATGTATTAAGTAAAGCAGATGTTGATGACCTGAACGATAAGATAGCCGAAATGGACAAAGCATTGGGCGTGCAAATGGCCATTGTTTTGGTAGAAAAAATTCCGGATGGGTATACTATCAAAAGTTTTTCGACGGCAATAGGTCAGGAATGGCAAGTAGGAGATAACCAGAGTGGTTTAGTATATGTTGCAGCCATTAAACAACACCAGCAACGTATTGAGGTAGCACGCAATTTGGATTCTGTTTTTACCAGCGAAAAGTGCGCCGCTATTTTGGATGCCATGAAGCCTTGGTTTAAAAACAAGAATTATGCTGGTGGCCTGGAACTATTGGTAGGGCAAATAGCAGATGGATATAATTCCCCAGCGCCAGTAACCGTCACTTCGCCCGCTAAAATTGTTCAGCAACCTCAACCACAAACTCCGCCAGAAGGAAGGGAAGACTGGCCGGTCACTATATTAGTGTTATTATTCCTTTTGGCGGTTGGAATAGGCATCTTTAAGCTTTTTGCTGCCGTGATCAAGAATCAGAGAAACTCGGGCAATTCCCGCCCGTCAATGCCTGGGTACACAGGCCGCCCTGTTAACCGCTCGTATGGCCATAGCTCAAGCGCAGGAAGCTTTATTGCAGGGGCCGCGGTTGGTGCCGCTACTGCTTATGCCGCAAGCAAAATGCAGGACAATTTATCTGATAATTCTGATTCAGACGATTCATCGTCATACGCGGATAATAGTGATGATGACGATGATAGCAGGTCTGGCAGTAGCTGGGGATCATCCGACGATAGCGGTAGCAGTAACGACAGCTCATCATACGACAGCGGCTTTTCCGACAGCGGCTCGTCCGATAGCGGCGCTACTTCGGATTGGTAA
- a CDS encoding ATP-binding protein, with protein sequence MIKVTTSWLQTIDLLQDVPVVQLQWLIDNSKHHIIKDGDFLFKTDSPIDATHFVVSGRIKLFLVTNNETRQITTLEPKAIAGYLPYSRGKIAVAYAEANGDVQLMSLPIEKSKELITNYFELTQSLVHVMTTRVRDFTALQQQNEKMMALGKLSAGLAHELNNPASAVVRGSASLKQHLQLIPDRFKDVISIRMSPEEVDKVNDLMFAVLNKTDKPVLTMMQRSQQEDDMVDWMERYDVKCSTDIAENLVDYGFKLADLDAFKDHIPESYISPVFNWINSNLVIEKMVGDIEDASRRIGKLVDSVKTFTHMDQGSDKQFADIHNGIRNTLTMLQYKIRKGNIDLIENFDLELPMVKAMIGELNQVWTNLIDNAIDAMEVNGKGILEIRTERDGAFVQVSIIDNGPGVPEQIRTRIFEPFFTTKEIGKGTGLGLDVVMQIVKQHHGEIKVKSTPGNTAFVVCFPING encoded by the coding sequence ATGATTAAGGTTACTACCAGTTGGCTACAAACGATAGATCTGCTTCAGGATGTTCCGGTCGTACAATTACAATGGCTTATTGATAACAGCAAGCACCATATCATTAAAGATGGTGATTTCCTCTTCAAAACCGATAGCCCTATTGATGCTACGCATTTTGTTGTTAGCGGCCGCATCAAATTATTCCTGGTAACCAATAACGAAACACGCCAGATCACTACCCTTGAGCCCAAGGCAATTGCCGGGTATCTTCCTTATTCGCGCGGTAAAATAGCGGTTGCTTATGCCGAAGCCAACGGCGATGTACAATTAATGAGCCTGCCCATCGAGAAAAGTAAAGAGCTTATAACCAATTACTTTGAGCTCACGCAATCGCTTGTACATGTAATGACTACCCGCGTACGCGATTTTACCGCTTTGCAGCAACAGAATGAAAAAATGATGGCGCTCGGCAAGCTTTCAGCAGGTTTGGCCCACGAGTTGAATAACCCGGCATCGGCAGTAGTACGCGGATCGGCATCGTTGAAACAGCATCTGCAACTGATACCCGACAGATTTAAAGATGTAATTTCTATCCGCATGAGCCCCGAAGAGGTAGACAAGGTTAACGACCTGATGTTTGCCGTATTGAATAAAACCGACAAGCCGGTGCTGACTATGATGCAGCGGAGCCAACAGGAAGATGATATGGTTGATTGGATGGAGCGATACGATGTGAAATGCAGCACGGATATTGCTGAAAATTTGGTAGACTATGGCTTTAAGCTCGCTGATCTGGATGCCTTTAAGGATCACATACCCGAGAGTTATATTTCGCCGGTATTTAACTGGATTAACAGCAACCTGGTGATTGAAAAAATGGTTGGCGATATTGAGGACGCCTCGAGGCGGATTGGCAAACTGGTTGACTCGGTGAAAACCTTTACACACATGGACCAGGGAAGTGATAAGCAATTTGCCGATATCCATAACGGCATCCGTAATACGCTTACCATGTTGCAATATAAAATCCGCAAAGGCAATATCGATCTTATTGAAAACTTTGACCTGGAGCTGCCGATGGTAAAAGCCATGATAGGCGAATTGAACCAGGTTTGGACCAACCTGATTGATAATGCTATTGATGCCATGGAAGTAAACGGCAAGGGAATACTGGAGATCAGGACCGAACGCGATGGAGCTTTTGTACAGGTGTCTATCATTGATAACGGTCCGGGTGTTCCCGAACAGATACGTACCCGCATATTTGAGCCGTTTTTTACCACCAAAGAGATTGGTAAGGGCACTGGCCTGGGGTTGGATGTGGTGATGCAAATTGTTAAACAGCACCATGGCGAAATCAAAGTAAAATCAACCCCGGGTAATACTGCATTTGTTGTTTGTTTCCCCATAAATGGATAA
- a CDS encoding FAD-dependent oxidoreductase, whose translation MSLPIIFCIDDDVQVLRAITRDLKSKYRDSYRVLSTSSIQEGLDSMLELKNKGENIAMFISDQRMPQMDGVSYLEKAMKFFPDAKRILLTAYSDTDAAIKAINTIQLDYYLVKPWDPPEEKLYPIIDGLLDDWLNTYRPDFRGIKVLGYQYSKKSHAIKDFLAGNLIPYQWQDVQVSDDAEKLLALNNLNTKQLPVVFFEDGTYLVDPPVIDIARHIGLNPQIKHEIYDVVIIGAGPAGLAAGVYGASEGLKTLLIERRAPGGQAGTSSRIENYLGFPTGLSGSELTRRAMTQATRLGTEFLSPLSVTAIQQKDGYKKIILEDAGEINTRSVVITTGVDYRKLETTGIADFAGAGIYYGSAMTEAAACKDKQVYIVGGGNSAGQAAMYLSKFAKNVYIIIRKEDLTSTMSAYLIEQIGATENISIIPKSEIAEARGSDKLEQLVVRNIIDGHEELREANGLYIFIGAKPFTDWIQLDIIKDGKGFLETGRELKNYDAFQKIWKQARDPYLLETSCPGIFAAGDVRAGAMNRVASAVGEGSMAISFVHKYLAEVK comes from the coding sequence ATGAGTTTACCTATTATATTTTGCATTGACGATGATGTTCAGGTTTTAAGGGCCATCACCCGCGACCTGAAAAGCAAATACCGCGACAGCTACCGCGTATTGAGCACATCATCTATCCAGGAAGGTTTGGACAGTATGCTGGAGCTGAAGAACAAAGGCGAGAATATAGCGATGTTCATCTCCGACCAGCGCATGCCACAAATGGACGGTGTATCATACCTGGAAAAGGCGATGAAGTTTTTTCCGGATGCCAAACGTATTTTGTTAACCGCCTATTCGGATACCGATGCGGCTATCAAGGCCATTAATACCATTCAGTTAGATTATTACCTGGTGAAACCCTGGGATCCACCGGAAGAGAAACTATACCCTATTATTGATGGTTTACTGGACGACTGGCTCAATACCTATCGCCCGGATTTCAGGGGCATTAAAGTATTAGGTTATCAGTATTCAAAAAAATCGCACGCCATTAAAGATTTTTTGGCAGGCAACCTGATACCATACCAATGGCAGGATGTTCAAGTATCCGACGACGCGGAAAAATTGCTCGCCCTGAATAACCTAAATACTAAGCAACTGCCGGTAGTGTTTTTTGAGGACGGTACTTACCTGGTTGATCCGCCGGTTATTGATATTGCCAGGCATATCGGCTTAAACCCGCAAATTAAGCACGAGATTTATGATGTGGTGATTATTGGCGCCGGCCCTGCCGGATTAGCGGCCGGAGTTTACGGAGCGTCGGAAGGTTTGAAAACCCTGCTGATAGAACGCCGCGCACCGGGCGGGCAGGCCGGCACAAGTAGCCGGATTGAAAATTATTTAGGTTTCCCGACGGGTTTAAGCGGATCCGAACTCACCAGGCGGGCCATGACGCAGGCTACCCGGTTGGGAACAGAGTTTTTATCGCCCTTATCCGTTACTGCAATACAGCAAAAAGATGGCTATAAAAAAATTATACTGGAGGATGCAGGCGAAATTAATACCCGCAGCGTAGTGATTACCACCGGGGTTGATTATCGTAAGCTGGAAACTACAGGCATAGCCGATTTTGCGGGCGCAGGCATTTATTATGGTTCGGCCATGACGGAGGCTGCCGCTTGTAAGGATAAGCAGGTATATATTGTGGGCGGCGGCAATTCGGCAGGGCAGGCGGCTATGTACCTGTCTAAATTTGCTAAAAACGTTTATATCATTATCCGTAAAGAGGATTTAACCAGTACGATGTCTGCCTATCTCATCGAGCAGATTGGCGCAACGGAAAACATCAGCATCATACCAAAATCGGAAATTGCGGAAGCCAGAGGCTCGGATAAGTTGGAACAATTGGTTGTCAGAAACATTATTGATGGCCATGAAGAGCTTAGAGAAGCGAACGGACTTTATATTTTTATAGGCGCCAAGCCCTTTACCGACTGGATTCAGCTGGATATTATCAAGGATGGTAAAGGCTTTTTAGAAACTGGCCGCGAACTTAAAAATTATGATGCCTTCCAAAAGATATGGAAGCAGGCCCGTGATCCGTACTTATTGGAAACCAGTTGCCCCGGTATATTCGCCGCCGGAGATGTACGCGCCGGTGCCATGAACAGGGTTGCATCCGCAGTAGGAGAGGGCTCCATGGCGATCAGCTTTGTGCATAAGTACCTGGCCGAGGTGAAGTAA
- a CDS encoding ABC-F family ATP-binding cassette domain-containing protein encodes MITVSNLSLRYGKRTLFEDVNLKFTPGNCYGIIGANGAGKSTFLKILSGEIDPTSGSYSFSPGERMAVLKQNHYEFDDFPVIETVLIGYKELYSIMKEKDAIYMKEDFTDKDGERAGELENMFAEMDGWNAESNAATILSNLGIKEEHHYKLLKELDGNQKVRVLLAQALFGKPDILLLDEPTNDLDINTIAWLEDFLAGYEAIVLVVSHDRHFLDTVCTHVVDIDFSKMTIYTGNYTFWYQSSQLALKQRSDQNKKLEDKVKELQDFIRRFSANASKSKQATSRKKALDKINLDEIQPSTRKYPGIIFNNLGREAGDQILQIENLSKSLNGEVLFNNVRLMVNKGDKIAVLSQNSLATTAFYDILTGRDKDFKGEFKWGVTIKAADIPMDNAAYFNGKDENLIDWLREYSEGEKDDQFIRGFLGRMLFSGEEVLKKCNVLSGGEKMRCMFSRMMLQQPNVLLFDEPTNHLDLESITALNNGMKDFRGTMLFTSRDHELTETVANRIIELTPGGIIDKLMDYDEYINNEAVQKQREEMYAMA; translated from the coding sequence ATGATTACCGTTTCTAATCTTTCCTTGCGTTATGGTAAACGCACACTTTTTGAAGATGTTAACTTAAAGTTTACTCCCGGCAACTGCTATGGCATTATTGGCGCCAACGGTGCAGGTAAATCAACCTTTCTAAAAATCCTTTCCGGAGAAATCGATCCTACAAGCGGGAGCTACAGTTTTTCGCCAGGCGAGCGTATGGCGGTTTTAAAACAGAACCACTATGAGTTTGATGATTTCCCGGTGATTGAAACTGTTTTAATCGGTTATAAAGAGTTATACTCCATCATGAAGGAAAAGGACGCCATCTATATGAAGGAAGACTTTACCGATAAAGATGGCGAACGCGCCGGTGAACTGGAAAACATGTTTGCCGAAATGGACGGATGGAACGCAGAAAGCAATGCCGCCACCATTTTGAGTAACCTGGGTATCAAAGAAGAGCATCATTATAAATTGCTGAAGGAACTGGATGGTAACCAAAAAGTACGGGTATTACTGGCACAGGCCCTGTTTGGCAAACCGGACATCCTGTTACTGGATGAGCCCACCAACGATTTGGATATCAATACCATTGCATGGCTTGAAGATTTTTTAGCCGGATACGAAGCTATTGTACTGGTGGTATCGCACGACAGGCACTTTTTAGATACCGTATGTACCCACGTGGTAGATATCGATTTTAGTAAAATGACGATCTATACCGGTAACTATACCTTCTGGTATCAGTCAAGCCAGTTGGCCTTAAAACAACGCTCCGATCAGAATAAAAAACTGGAAGACAAAGTTAAGGAGCTTCAGGATTTTATCAGGCGCTTTAGCGCGAATGCGTCAAAATCGAAACAGGCTACCAGCCGTAAAAAGGCTCTGGACAAGATCAACCTTGACGAAATTCAGCCATCAACCCGTAAATATCCGGGCATTATATTTAATAACCTGGGCCGCGAAGCTGGCGACCAGATATTACAGATTGAAAATTTAAGCAAAAGTCTGAACGGCGAAGTGCTGTTTAATAACGTGAGGCTGATGGTAAACAAAGGCGATAAAATTGCCGTATTATCGCAAAACAGCTTAGCAACAACCGCTTTTTACGATATATTAACCGGCCGGGATAAGGATTTTAAAGGCGAATTTAAATGGGGTGTTACCATTAAAGCCGCCGATATACCGATGGATAATGCGGCCTACTTTAACGGTAAGGACGAAAACCTGATAGACTGGTTGCGCGAATATTCTGAAGGTGAAAAGGATGATCAGTTTATCCGTGGCTTTTTAGGACGGATGTTATTTTCGGGCGAAGAGGTATTGAAAAAATGTAACGTATTATCTGGAGGCGAAAAAATGCGCTGCATGTTTAGCCGGATGATGTTGCAGCAGCCCAACGTATTGTTGTTTGATGAGCCTACAAATCACCTCGACCTGGAATCGATCACGGCGCTTAACAACGGCATGAAAGATTTTAGGGGAACGATGTTGTTTACCTCACGAGATCATGAGCTTACCGAAACCGTAGCCAACCGCATTATTGAACTTACCCCAGGCGGCATTATAGACAAGTTGATGGACTATGACGAGTACATTAACAACGAAGCCGTACAAAAGCAACGCGAAGAAATGTATGCCATGGCATAA
- a CDS encoding ATP-dependent DNA helicase — protein sequence MNTNAEYLIKSFPHTPNGQQLELFKRLNNFLLSDDGDECFLLRGYAGTGKTTVISALVKALRQYNYKYVLLAPTGRAAKVISGYSSKKAFTIHKRIYRKKSAMSIDESFMLGDNVATDTLFIVDEASMISDEANGNNRNSLLQDLISYVYNTKNCKLMLVGDTAQLPPVGSVSSPALEEKILKDHFRLNVFAFELTDVVRQEKDSGILMNVTGVRELIRNNKNEIPSIITKGFKDVFRLNGDRLEEGLNYAYKKYGMDRTLVICRSNKNANMYNQQIRGRVLFRDEEITGGDQIMVVRNNYFWLKEEEENSTGFIANGDIARIKKIRNFQDMYGFRFADAQLEFIDYAESLTINCKLMLDTLYTDAPALPPADQKRFYLEVMKDYEHIANKRAKFEELKTNPYYNALQVKFAYAVTCHKAQGGQWDAVFVDQGYLTEEMVNNDFLRWFYTACTRATTALFLVNFNQRFYPAGTEANY from the coding sequence GTGAATACCAACGCCGAATATTTAATCAAATCGTTTCCGCATACACCTAACGGGCAGCAGCTTGAGCTTTTTAAAAGGCTGAACAATTTTTTGCTGAGCGACGATGGCGACGAGTGTTTTTTATTGAGAGGTTATGCCGGTACCGGTAAAACAACTGTAATTAGCGCACTGGTGAAAGCTTTAAGGCAATATAATTACAAGTACGTATTGCTTGCGCCTACGGGCCGGGCAGCTAAAGTAATATCGGGCTACTCATCAAAAAAGGCGTTTACCATTCATAAAAGGATCTACCGTAAAAAATCGGCAATGAGTATCGATGAGTCGTTTATGTTAGGTGATAACGTAGCCACGGATACTTTATTTATTGTTGACGAGGCTTCCATGATATCCGATGAGGCTAACGGCAATAACCGCAACAGCCTGTTGCAGGATCTGATCAGCTATGTTTATAATACCAAAAACTGCAAACTGATGCTCGTGGGCGATACGGCCCAGCTACCGCCGGTGGGCTCGGTTAGCAGCCCGGCGCTCGAAGAAAAAATATTGAAAGATCATTTCCGCCTTAACGTATTTGCTTTTGAATTAACCGATGTGGTACGGCAGGAAAAGGATTCGGGCATCTTAATGAATGTTACCGGCGTTAGGGAACTCATCAGGAACAACAAAAACGAAATACCAAGCATCATTACCAAAGGCTTTAAAGATGTTTTCCGCCTGAATGGCGACAGGCTGGAAGAAGGGTTAAACTATGCTTATAAAAAATACGGCATGGATAGGACGCTGGTCATCTGCCGGTCGAACAAAAACGCCAATATGTATAACCAGCAGATCCGCGGGCGGGTTTTATTCCGCGATGAAGAAATTACCGGCGGCGACCAGATTATGGTGGTACGCAATAATTATTTTTGGCTGAAGGAGGAAGAAGAGAACAGCACCGGTTTTATTGCCAATGGCGATATAGCCCGCATTAAAAAGATCCGCAATTTTCAGGATATGTATGGCTTTAGATTTGCCGATGCGCAGCTGGAATTTATAGATTATGCCGAAAGCCTGACCATCAATTGCAAACTAATGCTGGATACGCTATACACCGATGCCCCTGCCCTGCCACCTGCCGATCAAAAACGTTTTTACCTGGAGGTAATGAAGGACTACGAGCATATTGCCAACAAGCGGGCAAAATTTGAAGAACTTAAAACCAACCCCTACTATAATGCCCTGCAGGTTAAATTTGCCTACGCGGTTACCTGCCATAAAGCGCAGGGTGGCCAGTGGGACGCCGTTTTTGTTGACCAGGGATACTTAACCGAAGAGATGGTGAACAACGATTTTTTACGCTGGTTTTATACCGCCTGCACACGCGCTACCACGGCTTTGTTTTTGGTTAACTTTAACCAACGTTTTTATCCCGCCGGTACCGAGGCCAATTATTGA
- a CDS encoding DUF3822 family protein: MSNGLYNYYDPEFNPQITKGNQLLIDINDNYFSFVILQTESKRVLVWGENYAQSELDNPDTLKQILTVKYEDVKVVVPSDSFTIIPKALYNEHDVDAYRKLLTLGPTDTVLVNGLDASNYVIFKVTEALMKSVGNHVNLNSIFFAGKVLIAALNYLKPDAFNLYAHIQGNKLQLVYLKDDLLRFYNSYAFSNPDELMYYIVLVANELDLNLDETSLILSGEVSISDKKIQRLSDLLPKVYLNQTQIVALPLGFLPHQVLLLSGLTLCESLVEN, encoded by the coding sequence ATGAGTAATGGCTTGTACAACTACTACGATCCCGAATTTAACCCGCAAATAACAAAAGGTAACCAACTGTTGATTGATATCAACGATAACTATTTCTCTTTTGTGATACTGCAAACCGAGAGTAAAAGAGTGCTGGTGTGGGGCGAGAATTATGCTCAAAGCGAACTGGATAATCCCGACACACTCAAGCAGATTTTAACCGTAAAATATGAGGATGTTAAAGTTGTTGTACCATCAGACAGTTTTACAATTATCCCGAAGGCGCTTTATAACGAGCACGATGTGGACGCGTATCGCAAACTTTTAACGCTCGGGCCAACAGATACCGTATTAGTTAACGGATTGGACGCCTCCAACTATGTGATTTTTAAAGTTACCGAAGCTTTAATGAAATCAGTAGGGAACCATGTAAATTTAAACTCCATATTTTTTGCTGGAAAAGTGTTGATAGCGGCTTTAAACTACTTAAAGCCGGATGCATTTAATTTGTATGCCCATATACAAGGTAACAAACTGCAATTGGTTTACCTGAAAGATGATTTACTAAGGTTTTATAACAGCTACGCGTTTAGCAACCCCGACGAACTGATGTATTACATTGTTTTGGTTGCCAACGAGTTAGATTTGAATTTAGATGAAACATCATTGATATTAAGTGGAGAGGTTAGTATCAGCGATAAAAAGATACAGCGCTTAAGCGATTTGCTACCCAAAGTTTATTTAAACCAAACGCAAATTGTTGCTTTGCCTCTTGGATTTTTACCTCACCAGGTTTTACTGCTTTCCGGATTAACATTATGCGAATCATTGGTGGAAAATTAA